Within the Anomaloglossus baeobatrachus isolate aAnoBae1 unplaced genomic scaffold, aAnoBae1.hap1 Scaffold_5298, whole genome shotgun sequence genome, the region caaaaaaaatgcagcatgttcattcttcctgcgtttttgtcaacatttgtcacccattgaaatcaatgagggcatcaaaaacgcaggaaaaatgcatgctaatcaaaagtggtgcattttacctgccttttacctgcgtttttgttaCCAAAAacacaggtgatttgtcaggaagtgaggtcaggcaagtggtcccgtcccgtcctccatgtgttccccgaagtaccgctgtccccaggggagatgatggggaggacggggactatcagcagcggcagcgagagggaaaaatcaatgttttcagctgccaatgtccatccccctctcgctgccgccgccgctgatagtcccgtcctccacatcatctcccctgtgcgtgcatgctggggacagcggtacttcggggaacacgtggaggacgggactatcagcggcagcgagagggggatggacattggcagctgaaaacattgatttttccctctcgctgccgctgatagtcccgtccttcacgtgttccccgaagtaccgctgtccccagcgtgctcaCACAGggtagatgatgtggaggacgggactatcagcggcggcagcagcaagagggaaaaatcaatgtttttagctGCCAATGTCCGTCCCCCTctcgccgccgccgctgatagtcccgtcctccacgtgttccccgaagtaccgctgtccccagcgtgcacgcacgcacaggggagatgatggacccctctcactgctaccgccaccgctgatagtcccgtcctccacgctcctgtcagctccacgcagtaacgcgatcagctgagctgtcactgaggttactcgcggccaccgctggattcagcggtggccgcgggtaacctcagtgacagctcagctgatcgcgcggctctcttcagttgctgcgtggagctgaccggagcggcggtgtctgctgcttctccagtcacctccatgcagcagagctggaagcgacgctggaccatcctggattacgccggacatggagggctttgtcggggttaataaattggtaatgagtgaatttgttagtgttttttatttctaataaaggatttttcgggtgtgtgtgtttatttactgtaatttacagattaatcatggaaggtatctcggggagacgtctgacatgattaatctaggacttattggcagctatgggctgccaataactccttattaccccgatttgccaacgcaccagggcaaattgggaagagccgggtacagtcccagaacagccgcatctaatggatgcggccattctgggcggctgctgactgatattgttaggctggggggctccccataacgtggagctccccatcctgagaataccagccttcagccgtatggctttatctggctggcattaaaattgggggggaccgcacgccagttttttttaatcatttatttatttataattttttatttttcttcaaacaagcccataaagcttgttgaattgaactgaaaaatacatgaaacaattgttgacaaaactgccgccaaaaatgcaccaaaaaagcagcaaaaacgcaccaaaaaagcacctacattttttgtgacatttccaggctctctctgacaaggtgcagttttggctgcagtttgtgaacacgaaaaagaagcagcgtgcgcatgtagccttatagtccgaaaaatagtgtgtgtgtgtgtgtgtgtgtgtgtgtgtgtgtgtgtgtgtgtgtgtgtgtgtgtgtgtgtgtgtgtgtgtgtgtgtgtgtgtgtgtgtgtgtgtgtgtgtgtgtgtgtgtgatgtcacagtttCAGGGTGTTTTTTCACCATTGCACTCCACttttgaaatgtttttttttttttattacactatatggtaaaagttactGGTgtcataatttttaatttttttttataattagaaTATAAGTACACGGTATTCATATTTGTCAGTGGTAATCATGTCCATTCTTCTTGCATGCTTTGCACTGCAATTGCTTCATCTTTGTGTGAGCTAGTAACCATTTCTTGTCGGGTCATTTAtaagtttttttccttttttttttcatatggTCTCTATTAATGCTGCAATATTTATTTCTTTAGCTATAAAGTATACTTATATATTGTCTTGTAGATATACGTAAGAGCACAATTTGAATATGATCCAGCAAAGGACGACCTCATACCCTGTAAAGAAGCTGGCATCAGGTTTAGAGTTGGAGACATTATTCAAATTATTAGTAAAGATGACCACAACTGGTGGCAAGGCAAACTGGAAAATGCAAAGAATGGTACTGCCGGTCTTATTCCTTCTCCTGAGCTACAAGAGTGGTAAGTCATAACTTCAGTAAGAGTGGAGCTATACTTCTTATTGAAATACTATGAAATGTAGTGTCCACTAATAAAAGAA harbors:
- the LOC142283018 gene encoding peripheral plasma membrane protein CASK-like, encoding REMRGSITFKIVPSYRTQSSSCERDSPSTSRQSPANGHSSINNSIADIPSTTQSKGRQIYVRAQFEYDPAKDDLIPCKEAGIRFRVGDIIQIISKDDHNWWQGKLENAKNGTAGLIPSPELQE